The following coding sequences lie in one Flavobacterium cyclinae genomic window:
- a CDS encoding GNAT family N-acetyltransferase, producing the protein MITIKEALTKKEMKDYVMFSFELYKNNPNWIPPIIAEELETFDKTKNPALQTAEAHFYLAYKDGKIVGKVAAIINWEEVNILHKRKTRFGWFDVIDDIEVTKALLNKVEELGRKHNMDHIEGPMGFSNLDKVGILSEGFDQLGNMITWYSQPYYITHLEQLGYIKEKEYIESDFSFKGINPEPFQKASQLIKKRYELRCLNFTKTKDIMPYVDKMFDLFNETYSKLQSFVPINDIQKAYFKKKYIGFINPEFIKFIVDKNDTMIAFAIVMPGFANALKKANGKLFPFGFYHLLQARKHSKEIVFYLIGVHPDYQSKGVTALIFDEYYKVCEAKGIETCIRTPELEENHAIHNLWKHFNSKINKRRRTYKKDLT; encoded by the coding sequence ATGATAACAATTAAAGAAGCACTTACCAAAAAAGAAATGAAAGATTACGTTATGTTTTCTTTCGAATTATACAAAAACAATCCAAACTGGATTCCGCCAATTATAGCGGAAGAATTAGAAACTTTTGACAAAACAAAAAACCCTGCACTTCAAACAGCCGAAGCACATTTTTATCTAGCATATAAAGACGGTAAAATTGTTGGTAAAGTAGCTGCTATTATCAATTGGGAAGAAGTTAATATCTTACACAAAAGAAAAACTCGTTTTGGTTGGTTTGATGTTATTGATGACATCGAAGTTACCAAAGCACTATTAAACAAAGTAGAAGAATTAGGACGTAAACACAATATGGATCATATTGAAGGTCCAATGGGATTCTCAAATCTTGATAAAGTTGGAATATTAAGTGAAGGGTTTGACCAATTAGGCAATATGATTACTTGGTACAGTCAACCTTATTACATTACCCATTTAGAGCAACTTGGCTACATAAAAGAGAAAGAATATATTGAAAGTGATTTTTCATTTAAAGGAATCAATCCAGAACCTTTTCAAAAAGCAAGCCAACTTATAAAAAAACGTTATGAGTTACGATGTTTGAACTTTACAAAAACAAAAGACATTATGCCTTATGTGGACAAAATGTTTGATTTGTTTAATGAGACCTATTCAAAACTACAATCTTTTGTTCCTATAAACGACATTCAAAAAGCCTATTTTAAAAAGAAATATATTGGTTTCATTAATCCCGAATTTATTAAATTCATTGTTGATAAAAATGATACTATGATTGCTTTTGCTATTGTAATGCCAGGATTTGCAAATGCTCTAAAAAAAGCAAATGGTAAACTTTTCCCTTTTGGATTTTATCATTTATTACAAGCGCGCAAACATTCAAAAGAAATTGTTTTTTATCTAATTGGAGTTCATCCTGATTACCAAAGTAAGGGAGTAACAGCTCTTATTTTTGATGAATATTATAAAGTTTGCGAAGCCAAAGGTATTGAAACTTGCATTAGAACACCTGAATTAGAAGAAAACCATGCTATACATAATTTATGGAAGCATTTTAATTCAAAAATTAACAAAAGAAGAAGAACCTATAAAAAGGATCTTACATAA
- a CDS encoding transporter: MKSIQALLVLLFGISSQISFGQFTDEINSNRPGKSMMAFAVGKTIIQTETGVTYVSEDHNLLDYQAKGFMGELAIRYGVWKEELEIIGEIQYQNDKLTSGSYEESRNGFKQLTLGAKYLIYDPFKNFEDKPNLYSWKANHSFKWRQFIPAFAMYAGANFKVGDNPFSYAPSDIIEPSFSPKVTAIAQNHFGGRWVLVTNLTYDKIGTDFATINYILTLTRGFNAQWSGFIENQGYMGDYYSDGVMRIGAAFLFDKHMQVDASIGKNLKDTPGLFNAGIGFSWRFADQYEEVKIAKPGTETKMDKKVKKKAEKEAKKRKDAVE; this comes from the coding sequence ATGAAATCAATTCAAGCACTTTTAGTTTTACTTTTTGGAATTAGTTCTCAAATTTCATTTGGACAATTTACCGATGAAATCAATTCCAATCGTCCTGGAAAATCGATGATGGCATTTGCTGTTGGTAAAACAATTATTCAAACTGAAACTGGAGTAACCTATGTTTCAGAAGACCACAATTTATTAGATTATCAAGCTAAAGGTTTTATGGGTGAATTAGCAATTCGATATGGTGTTTGGAAAGAAGAATTAGAAATCATTGGCGAAATTCAATATCAAAATGACAAACTTACTTCAGGAAGCTATGAAGAAAGCCGAAATGGGTTTAAACAGCTTACTTTAGGAGCTAAATATTTAATCTACGATCCTTTTAAAAACTTTGAAGACAAGCCTAATTTGTACAGTTGGAAAGCCAATCATAGCTTCAAATGGAGACAATTTATTCCGGCTTTTGCTATGTATGCTGGGGCTAATTTTAAAGTTGGAGATAATCCATTTAGTTATGCTCCTTCAGATATAATTGAGCCATCATTTAGTCCAAAAGTAACAGCGATCGCTCAAAATCACTTTGGCGGAAGATGGGTTTTAGTTACCAACTTAACTTATGATAAAATAGGAACTGATTTTGCTACCATCAATTACATTTTAACTTTAACTAGAGGATTTAACGCACAATGGTCGGGATTTATTGAAAATCAAGGTTATATGGGTGATTATTATAGTGACGGTGTTATGAGAATTGGAGCCGCTTTTTTGTTTGACAAACACATGCAAGTAGATGCATCCATTGGAAAAAATTTAAAAGACACACCTGGCTTATTTAATGCAGGAATTGGATTTTCTTGGCGATTTGCTGATCAATATGAAGAAGTAAAAATTGCAAAACCAGGAACTGAAACCAAAATGGATAAAAAAGTAAAAAAGAAAGCAGAAAAAGAAGCGAAGAAAAGAAAAGATGCAGTTGAATAA
- a CDS encoding DUF4834 domain-containing protein, protein MEMASLTGFVKMLFYIILFYYLFKFLMRIFAPILMQKAVNKMQEKMQEQYRQQQEQYNNASQSTKSTPKPKKEVGEYIDYEEVK, encoded by the coding sequence ATGGAAATGGCTTCTCTTACAGGTTTTGTAAAAATGCTTTTTTACATCATACTGTTTTACTATTTGTTTAAGTTTTTAATGCGAATTTTTGCTCCTATTTTAATGCAAAAGGCAGTAAATAAGATGCAAGAAAAAATGCAAGAACAATACAGACAACAACAAGAACAATATAACAATGCTTCTCAATCGACTAAATCAACCCCAAAACCTAAAAAGGAAGTAGGAGAATACATCGATTATGAAGAAGTAAAATAA
- a CDS encoding YfhO family protein — MKNIKAFYPHLLVVVGFVLVSLFYFYPVLKGEKIFQSDIVQYTGMAKEQIDFRKETGEEPYWTNSAFGGMPTYQLGAKYPNDVIGMLDDALRFLPRPADYLFLYFLGFYVLLMVLKVDPLKAFFGALAFGLSTYLIIILGVGHNAKAHAIAYMPMVVAGVLLVFQRKYILGGLLTMIAAALEINANHFQMTYYLLLLLAIISVYYVVIAIKNKEFKELGKIVGVFTIAGILAIGANATNLMATSEYAKFSTRNNSELTFNPDGSPKTDNNAMSYDYITEYSYGLAESLNLIAPGLFGGSNNENLGVKSETYENFVAQGYPADQVQAFVEHAPAYWGDQPIVAAPAYIGVVVFFLFVMAFFVEKRNIKYLFLAGATFSLVLSWGKNFSILTDFFINYVPLYNKFRAVSSIQVILELCVPALAVVGLYQFFKQDDDKVKWNALWKSGAITFGLLVILFLIKGTFNFSGANDAAYAQMYGDEFIRTLKLDREALYTSDVLRSMLFVGLTFLVLFLFVKNIMKETTAIIIVGLLMVFDLFMVDKRYVNNNPDQFRSAREVDMPFNATEADQRILADTTHFRVFEVEGGMSSARTSFFHKSIGGYHAAKPRRMQQLFDYQIAKNNVRVLNMLNVKYVIQSDENGQKLALQNPAANGNAWFVEKVKFVSSANEEMKALDSLDNKNKVVMNERNYVDYFKGTKFNGEFKKDSLASIQLVAYKPNHLKYVSNNSNEGFAVFSEMYYQNGWKATIDGKETEILNVNYVLRGLKIPAGKHTIEFKFEPEVVKTGSTIALISSIGMILLIGAGVYFENKKKV; from the coding sequence ATGAAAAACATAAAAGCTTTTTATCCGCATTTATTAGTCGTTGTAGGATTTGTTTTGGTTTCACTATTTTATTTTTATCCTGTTTTAAAAGGAGAAAAAATTTTCCAATCTGATATCGTGCAATACACGGGTATGGCAAAAGAACAAATCGATTTTAGAAAAGAAACAGGTGAGGAGCCATATTGGACTAACAGTGCTTTTGGTGGAATGCCAACCTATCAATTAGGGGCAAAATATCCAAATGACGTTATCGGAATGTTAGACGATGCTTTACGTTTTTTACCTCGCCCAGCAGATTATCTGTTCCTATATTTTTTAGGTTTTTATGTGTTATTGATGGTGTTAAAAGTAGATCCATTAAAAGCCTTTTTTGGAGCATTAGCTTTTGGATTATCTACTTATTTAATCATAATTTTAGGTGTTGGGCACAATGCTAAAGCACACGCTATTGCTTATATGCCAATGGTCGTTGCTGGAGTTTTATTAGTTTTTCAGCGAAAATATATTCTTGGAGGTTTGCTTACTATGATAGCTGCTGCATTGGAAATCAATGCGAATCACTTCCAAATGACCTATTATTTATTGTTATTATTAGCTATTATTAGCGTTTACTATGTTGTAATAGCTATTAAAAACAAAGAGTTTAAGGAATTAGGAAAAATAGTAGGTGTTTTTACCATTGCAGGAATTTTAGCCATTGGAGCCAATGCAACAAACTTAATGGCAACGTCAGAATATGCTAAGTTTTCTACCCGAAATAATAGCGAATTAACATTCAATCCAGATGGTTCTCCTAAAACCGACAATAATGCAATGTCTTATGATTATATTACGGAATATAGCTATGGACTAGCAGAAAGTTTAAACTTGATTGCTCCAGGACTTTTTGGAGGTTCTAATAATGAAAACCTAGGTGTAAAATCAGAAACGTACGAAAATTTTGTGGCACAAGGATATCCAGCTGATCAAGTACAAGCTTTTGTAGAACATGCGCCTGCCTATTGGGGTGACCAACCCATTGTTGCTGCACCAGCTTATATTGGAGTTGTTGTGTTTTTCTTGTTTGTTATGGCATTCTTTGTTGAAAAACGCAACATAAAATATTTATTCCTAGCTGGAGCTACTTTTTCATTAGTACTTTCTTGGGGAAAAAACTTCAGTATATTAACCGATTTCTTCATCAATTATGTTCCATTATATAATAAGTTTAGAGCGGTTTCTTCAATTCAAGTGATTCTAGAATTGTGTGTGCCAGCACTAGCTGTTGTTGGATTATACCAATTTTTCAAACAAGATGATGATAAAGTAAAATGGAATGCCCTTTGGAAATCAGGTGCTATTACTTTCGGACTTTTAGTGATTTTATTCTTAATCAAAGGAACATTTAATTTCTCAGGAGCTAATGATGCAGCTTATGCTCAAATGTATGGAGATGAATTCATCAGAACTCTAAAATTAGACCGAGAAGCTTTATATACTTCAGATGTATTACGTTCGATGCTGTTTGTTGGACTAACATTTTTGGTTTTGTTTCTTTTCGTAAAAAATATAATGAAAGAAACCACTGCTATTATTATAGTAGGTCTTTTAATGGTATTTGACTTGTTTATGGTAGACAAACGTTATGTAAACAACAATCCAGATCAATTTAGAAGCGCTCGTGAAGTGGATATGCCATTTAATGCTACCGAAGCCGATCAAAGAATTTTAGCCGATACCACACATTTCCGTGTGTTTGAAGTTGAAGGAGGAATGAGTAGTGCTAGAACGTCGTTTTTTCATAAATCTATTGGTGGATATCATGCGGCAAAGCCAAGAAGAATGCAACAGTTATTCGATTACCAAATCGCTAAAAATAACGTTCGTGTATTAAACATGTTAAATGTAAAATATGTTATTCAATCGGATGAAAACGGACAAAAATTAGCGTTACAAAATCCAGCAGCTAATGGAAATGCATGGTTTGTGGAAAAAGTTAAGTTTGTAAGTTCTGCTAATGAAGAAATGAAAGCATTGGATAGTTTGGATAATAAGAATAAAGTGGTAATGAATGAAAGAAATTATGTTGATTATTTTAAAGGAACTAAATTTAATGGTGAATTTAAGAAAGATTCATTAGCTTCAATTCAATTGGTTGCCTACAAACCTAATCATTTAAAATACGTTTCAAATAACAGTAATGAAGGTTTTGCTGTTTTCTCAGAAATGTATTATCAAAATGGTTGGAAAGCTACAATAGATGGGAAAGAAACAGAAATTTTAAATGTTAACTATGTATTAAGAGGCTTGAAAATTCCAGCAGGAAAACACACTATCGAATTCAAATTTGAACCAGAAGTGGTAAAAACAGGAAGCACGATTGCATTAATCAGTTCAATCGGGATGATTTTATTGATTGGTGCTGGAGTTTATTTTGAGAACAAGAAAAAAGTATAG
- a CDS encoding glycosyltransferase family 4 protein, which translates to MKPTKKILIISYYWPPAGGPGVQRWLKFVKYLPDFNIEPHVYIPENPTYPLVDEKLVKEVSHKAVIIKQPIFEPYGLASIFSKNKTKKISSGIIPNQKKQSFVEKAMIWIRGNLFIPDARVFWVKPSVKFLKQYLQKHQIDTIITTGPPHSLHLIGLQLKKELNITWMADFRDPWTTIGYHKQLKLSSWAAKKHKDLEKEVMNSCDQLLVTSPTTKTEFEAITSKPIEVITNGYDVEKVIKKPLDEKFTLAHIGSFLSARNPRILWKALKELTKENPEFKKQFQLKLIGAVSAEVFQAIKEFKLEKYVNHLGYLPHDEAIIEQRSSQILLLIEIDSEETKCIIPGKLFEYIVSERPIIAIGPENADFAKIIKETNTGTFFKYDELEALKAQILNSFEQFQQNNLKVHPVGLQQYSRKSLTEKLSKLLITNH; encoded by the coding sequence TTGAAACCAACTAAAAAAATACTCATTATATCGTATTACTGGCCACCAGCAGGAGGTCCAGGCGTACAGCGTTGGTTGAAATTTGTCAAATATTTACCTGATTTTAATATCGAACCTCATGTTTATATTCCTGAAAATCCAACTTATCCATTAGTAGATGAGAAATTAGTAAAGGAAGTTTCGCATAAAGCAGTTATTATTAAACAACCCATTTTTGAACCTTACGGATTAGCTTCTATTTTTTCGAAAAATAAGACGAAAAAAATCAGTTCGGGTATTATTCCGAATCAAAAAAAGCAATCGTTTGTAGAAAAAGCAATGATTTGGATTCGTGGAAACCTTTTTATTCCCGATGCGCGAGTATTTTGGGTGAAACCTTCGGTTAAGTTTTTGAAACAATATCTTCAAAAACATCAAATTGACACTATCATTACAACGGGTCCACCGCATAGTTTGCATTTGATTGGTTTGCAATTGAAAAAAGAATTGAATATTACTTGGATGGCCGATTTTCGTGATCCTTGGACTACAATTGGCTATCACAAACAACTAAAATTAAGTTCTTGGGCAGCCAAAAAACACAAAGATTTGGAAAAAGAAGTCATGAATTCTTGTGACCAGCTTTTAGTAACTTCCCCAACCACAAAAACCGAATTTGAAGCGATTACTTCTAAACCAATTGAAGTCATTACCAATGGATATGATGTAGAGAAAGTGATTAAAAAGCCTTTGGATGAAAAATTTACTTTGGCACACATTGGTTCGTTTTTATCAGCTCGAAATCCAAGAATTTTGTGGAAAGCTTTGAAAGAACTAACTAAGGAAAATCCCGAGTTTAAAAAACAGTTCCAATTAAAATTGATAGGAGCGGTGAGTGCTGAGGTGTTTCAAGCCATAAAGGAATTTAAGTTGGAGAAATATGTGAATCATTTGGGCTATTTACCACATGATGAAGCCATAATCGAGCAAAGAAGTTCGCAGATTTTGTTGCTTATCGAAATTGACTCTGAAGAAACCAAGTGCATAATTCCAGGGAAATTATTTGAATATATTGTTTCTGAGCGACCAATTATCGCTATCGGACCAGAAAATGCAGATTTTGCTAAAATTATTAAAGAAACCAATACCGGAACGTTCTTTAAATATGACGAATTAGAAGCATTGAAAGCACAAATTTTAAACTCTTTCGAACAATTTCAGCAAAATAATTTAAAAGTACATCCTGTAGGATTACAACAATACAGCAGAAAATCGTTAACTGAAAAGTTATCGAAACTGCTAATCACTAATCACTAA
- a CDS encoding oligosaccharide flippase family protein produces the protein MGIVIKQSIKNTIITFIGFGIGAINTLFMYAQFLGDTFYGLVGFILSAANIMMPLLAFGVHNTLVKFYNEYETEEKKSQFLTFVLVLPLLIILPISLIGFFGYHQIASLLSQKNQIVYDYVWQIPVIGLCMGYFEIFYAWVKVHMQSVYGSFVKEVLLRVLISIFLFAVYFDYISPKQFVFALMGIYFATLVVMFIYAMRVKRPSFNLVFPDNIKAILTYCFFIILSGSVATLLLDVDKFMLNFYIDIDNIAFYSVAIFIATVIAVPSRAMHQITYPITAKLMSEKKHDELNELYKKSSITLQVIGGLILIGILVNINQLYTVMPAGYSEGVAVVFFIGLSKYFDLILGNNNSIIFNSKYYRAVLFLGLFLVFLTVSLNMVFIPLYGLNGAAIATLISITLYSLAKLLFVVLKMDLFPFTKNTIKALGVTLLSFILFYYWDFSFHPFVNIVLKSILVTIFYLGWSFYLKISSDINFVMNSIFKRILKK, from the coding sequence ATGGGAATTGTCATTAAACAATCAATTAAAAACACCATCATAACCTTTATAGGTTTCGGAATTGGTGCAATTAATACATTGTTTATGTATGCTCAATTTCTTGGTGATACCTTTTATGGTTTAGTTGGGTTTATTTTATCAGCCGCTAATATTATGATGCCATTATTGGCGTTTGGAGTTCATAATACGTTGGTGAAGTTTTATAACGAATACGAAACTGAAGAAAAAAAATCGCAATTTCTAACGTTTGTATTGGTTTTACCTTTACTGATAATTCTTCCGATAAGTTTAATTGGATTTTTTGGTTATCACCAAATAGCGAGTTTATTGTCTCAAAAAAATCAAATTGTATATGATTATGTGTGGCAAATTCCTGTAATAGGGCTTTGTATGGGATATTTTGAGATTTTCTATGCTTGGGTAAAAGTACATATGCAATCGGTTTATGGTAGTTTTGTAAAAGAAGTGCTGTTGCGTGTTTTAATTTCGATTTTCCTATTCGCAGTTTATTTCGATTATATTTCGCCAAAACAATTTGTTTTCGCATTAATGGGGATTTACTTTGCAACACTAGTTGTGATGTTTATTTATGCAATGCGAGTAAAAAGACCGAGTTTTAATTTGGTTTTTCCAGATAATATCAAGGCAATTTTAACCTATTGTTTTTTTATTATTTTATCAGGAAGTGTAGCTACATTATTATTAGATGTAGATAAATTTATGCTTAACTTTTATATTGATATCGATAATATTGCTTTTTATTCTGTTGCTATCTTTATTGCTACTGTGATTGCAGTTCCAAGTCGTGCTATGCATCAAATTACGTATCCAATTACGGCAAAATTGATGAGTGAAAAGAAACACGATGAACTTAATGAATTGTATAAAAAATCGTCAATTACGCTTCAGGTAATAGGAGGTTTGATTTTGATAGGAATTTTGGTTAATATTAACCAATTGTATACTGTAATGCCAGCAGGTTATAGTGAAGGAGTTGCGGTTGTTTTTTTTATTGGACTTTCAAAATATTTCGATTTGATTTTAGGAAATAATAATTCCATAATTTTTAATTCAAAGTACTACAGAGCTGTTTTATTTTTAGGGTTGTTCTTAGTTTTTTTAACTGTTTCGTTAAATATGGTATTTATTCCACTTTACGGTTTAAATGGAGCGGCAATTGCGACATTAATTTCAATTACACTATATAGTTTAGCTAAATTACTGTTTGTGGTCCTTAAAATGGATTTATTTCCGTTTACAAAGAATACAATTAAAGCTTTGGGTGTAACATTACTTAGTTTTATTTTGTTTTACTACTGGGATTTTAGTTTTCATCCTTTCGTAAATATTGTCTTGAAGTCGATTTTAGTAACTATTTTCTACTTGGGATGGAGTTTTTATTTGAAAATCTCATCCGATATCAATTTTGTGATGAACTCTATTTTTAAAAGAATTTTGAAGAAGTAA
- a CDS encoding Smr/MutS family protein, with the protein MIQKFEVGDKVAVLDDDISGVVIKVKNNEISVETTDNFVMTFFVNELVKINNSNELSGFFSTQSLGSVLKDKEEPKKRNFVKEKRSKKEEFVLEVDLHIEKLVPSKRGMSNYDILTLQMETAKRQLDFAIKNRMPKVVFIHGVGEGVLKAELDFMLGRYDNISFQDANYQKYGLGATEVYIKQNVK; encoded by the coding sequence ATGATACAGAAATTTGAAGTAGGCGATAAGGTAGCGGTTTTAGATGACGATATTTCAGGAGTGGTAATAAAGGTTAAAAATAATGAAATTTCAGTGGAAACAACCGATAATTTTGTGATGACATTTTTTGTCAACGAATTAGTTAAAATAAACAATTCCAATGAGTTAAGCGGTTTTTTCTCTACTCAAAGTTTAGGTTCTGTTTTAAAAGACAAAGAAGAGCCAAAAAAGCGAAATTTTGTCAAAGAAAAGCGTTCTAAAAAAGAAGAATTTGTATTAGAAGTTGATTTGCATATCGAAAAATTAGTGCCCTCAAAACGTGGAATGAGCAACTATGATATTCTTACTTTGCAAATGGAAACGGCGAAACGTCAACTCGATTTTGCTATCAAAAATCGGATGCCAAAAGTGGTGTTTATTCATGGTGTTGGTGAAGGAGTTTTGAAAGCCGAATTAGACTTTATGTTGGGACGTTATGATAACATTTCGTTCCAAGATGCCAACTATCAAAAATATGGTTTGGGAGCAACTGAAGTTTATATCAAACAAAATGTGAAGTAA
- a CDS encoding cysteine desulfurase family protein, producing the protein MRKVYLDNAATTQIHPEVITAMMNVLQNDFGNPSSTHSFGRSAKTLLESSRKSIAKLLNAQASEIIFTSSATEATNWILTSVVKDLGIKRIITTKIEHHATLHTVEHLAKEFGIQIEFITILPNGNIDYQDLAAKLHSDIPTLVSLIHVNNEIGTILDVKRVSDLCMYAKALFHCDTVQSIGKTILDVQDLGIDFLVASAHKFHGPKGIGFAYIKKNSMLQPMIFGGEQEKGMRAGTEAVHQVVGMAKALELACENIENDTNYISDLKNYCFSELKKVFPEVKINGENTFYNLLNVQLPLSEEKTSMLLFTLDMKGIAVSRGSACQSGSIKPSHVLAEFLSSEEAKKPSLRISFSHFNTKEDIDLLVEALKTV; encoded by the coding sequence ATGAGAAAAGTGTATTTAGATAACGCAGCAACAACGCAAATTCATCCAGAGGTAATTACTGCGATGATGAACGTGCTTCAAAACGATTTTGGAAACCCATCTTCGACGCATAGTTTTGGTAGAAGTGCCAAGACATTGTTAGAATCATCTCGAAAATCCATTGCGAAATTACTAAATGCACAAGCTTCAGAAATTATTTTCACGTCAAGCGCAACAGAAGCTACGAATTGGATTCTTACTAGTGTGGTAAAAGATTTGGGAATTAAACGCATTATTACAACTAAAATCGAGCATCACGCTACTTTACACACAGTTGAGCATTTGGCTAAAGAGTTCGGAATTCAAATAGAATTTATAACGATTTTACCAAATGGAAACATAGATTATCAAGATTTAGCGGCTAAATTGCATTCAGATATTCCAACATTAGTGTCATTAATACACGTTAATAACGAAATAGGAACGATTTTAGACGTTAAACGCGTTTCGGACTTGTGCATGTATGCGAAAGCCCTTTTTCATTGCGATACGGTGCAATCTATCGGAAAAACAATTTTAGATGTACAAGACTTGGGAATTGATTTTTTAGTAGCAAGTGCGCATAAATTTCATGGTCCAAAAGGAATTGGGTTTGCGTACATAAAAAAGAATTCCATGCTACAACCGATGATTTTCGGAGGCGAGCAAGAAAAAGGAATGCGTGCCGGAACTGAAGCTGTTCATCAGGTTGTTGGTATGGCAAAAGCATTGGAATTAGCTTGTGAGAATATAGAAAACGACACCAATTACATTTCCGATTTAAAAAATTACTGCTTTTCAGAATTAAAAAAAGTATTTCCAGAAGTTAAAATCAACGGAGAAAATACGTTTTATAACCTTTTAAACGTCCAATTGCCTTTATCGGAAGAAAAGACTTCCATGTTGTTATTTACATTGGATATGAAAGGAATTGCCGTTTCACGCGGAAGTGCTTGCCAAAGCGGAAGCATCAAACCTTCGCACGTTTTAGCCGAATTTTTATCATCAGAAGAAGCTAAAAAACCAAGTTTACGCATCTCATTTAGTCATTTCAATACTAAAGAAGATATTGATTTGCTGGTTGAGGCTTTGAAAACAGTATAA